A region from the Malus domestica chromosome 07, GDT2T_hap1 genome encodes:
- the LOC114825828 gene encoding uncharacterized protein, producing the protein MINSGELVWFLEADKKMKQRTQKSGECESSDTKSSASFEQKISPRHDLAMLFTCTVCETRSMKTCSRESYEKGVVVACCGGCNNLHLIADHLGYFGKPSNVEQFLAARGEEVKKGSADTLNLTLEDIAGIKPQG; encoded by the exons ATGATAAATTCTGGTGAGTTGGTTTGGTTCCTGGAGGCAGACAAGAAAATGAAACAGAGAACACAGAAATCGGGGGAATGTGAAAG TTCCGATACCAAATCTTCTGCTTCTTTCGAGCAGAAAATATCCCCAAGGCATGACCTGGCCATGCTTTTTACCTGCACTGTCTGTGAAACAAGATCCATGAAGACGTGCAGTAGAGAATCATACGAGAAAGGTGTGGTGGTAGCTTGCTGTGGTGGGTGTAACAATCTCCACCTGATTGCTGATCATCTCGGGTATTTTGGAAAACCATCCAACGTTGAGCAATTTCTGGCTGCCCGTGGGGAAGAGGTGAAGAAAGGTTCTGCTGATACGTTGAATCTGACTCTCGAAGACATAGCCGGAATAAAACCTCAGGGTTGA